A genome region from Scyliorhinus torazame isolate Kashiwa2021f chromosome 11, sScyTor2.1, whole genome shotgun sequence includes the following:
- the LOC140385939 gene encoding XK-related protein 4-like encodes MPERLPKLTLKVLILKLHSGLTAAASLVSLAWALASYQKALRDSRNDKKPISYMAVIIQFCWHFFTIAARVITFALFASVFQLYFGIFIVLHWCIMTFWIVHCETEFCITKWEEIVFDMVVGIIYIFSWFNVKEGRTRCRLFIYYFVILLENTALSALWYLYRAPQITDAFAIPALCVVFSSFLTGIVFMLMYYTFFHPNGPRFGQSPSCACKEPVATFNLPAEAAANALRAVSQSREQKFTERDGCMPVFQVRPTAPSTPSSRTPRIEETVIKIDLLRNKYPAWDRHVLDRSLRKAILAFECASSPPQLQYKDEALIEERLEYETTL; translated from the coding sequence GCCTTACAGCTGCAGCATCCCTTGTATCCCTGGCCTGGGCTCTGGCTTCGTACCAAAAGGCACTTCGTGATTCTAGAAATGATAAAAAGCCCATCAGCTACATGGCTGTTATAATTCAGTTCTGTTGGCATTTCTTCACAATCGCAGCAAGAGTCATCACTTTTGCCTTGTTTGCATCAGTTTTCCAGCTCTATTTTGGGATCTTCATCGTCTTACATTGGTGCATTATGACTTTCTGGATTGTTCATTGTGAAACAGAGTTCTGCATTACCAAGTGGGAGGAGATTGTATTTGATATGGTTGTGGGAATAATCTACATTTTCAGTTGGTTCAATGTCAAAGAAGGAAGAACTCGGTGTCGGCTATTCATCTACTACTTTGTAATCCTTTTGGAAAACACTGCCTTGAGTGCACTGTGGTACTTGTACCGAGCACCTCAAATAACAGATGCGTTCGCCATACCGGCGCTTTGTGTTGTGTTTAGTAGTTTCTTGACTGGAATCGTTTTTATGTTGATGTACTACACCTTTTTTCATCCAAATGGACCAAGGTTTGGTCAGTCACCAAGCTGTGCTTGCAAAGAGCCTGTGGCCACTTTCAATTTGCCTGCAGAGGCAGCAGCAAATGCTTTGAGGGCTGTGTCCCAAAGCAGGGAACAGAAATTCACAGAAAGGGATGGTTGCATGCCTGTTTTTCAGGTCAGACCTACTGCACCGTCCACACCATCTTCTCGCACTCCACGGATAGAAGAAACTGTGATTAAAATTGACCTTTTAAGAAACAAGTATCCAGCATGGGACAGACATGTTTTGGACAGAAGTCTACGAAAGGCAATCCTTGCTTTTGAATGTGCTTCCTCACCACCCCAACTCCAATACAAGGATGAAGCCCTCATTGAAGAACGTCTGGAGTATGAAACAACTCTGTGA